One part of the Paenibacillus silvisoli genome encodes these proteins:
- the ispD gene encoding 2-C-methyl-D-erythritol 4-phosphate cytidylyltransferase, which translates to MEAAGAKWGVVVVAAGRGTRMGTAESKQYLLLQDKPILVHTLERFQAMDDIAEVALIVGQDDVERCQGFVQAYGLDKVKQVAAGGSERQHSVHRGLAALSETVEWVMVHDGVRPLVTERAVRACMDKALQTEAAVLAVPVKDTIKQVNETGVITATPDRRSLWAIQTPQAFRRSLLRQALDEAAKDGFLGTDDAMAVERLGVSVSVAEGDYTNIKITTPEDLPYAEFLLASREQERGKKS; encoded by the coding sequence ATGGAAGCAGCAGGTGCAAAATGGGGCGTCGTCGTCGTGGCGGCGGGCCGCGGAACGAGAATGGGAACCGCGGAGAGCAAGCAGTACTTGCTCCTGCAGGACAAGCCCATTCTGGTACATACGCTGGAACGGTTTCAGGCGATGGACGACATTGCCGAAGTGGCGCTGATCGTCGGTCAAGACGACGTGGAACGCTGCCAAGGATTCGTTCAGGCTTATGGGCTCGACAAAGTGAAGCAGGTCGCGGCCGGCGGCAGCGAGCGGCAGCATTCGGTTCATCGCGGGCTTGCCGCACTGAGCGAAACGGTCGAATGGGTCATGGTTCATGACGGCGTCCGTCCGCTCGTTACGGAGCGGGCCGTTCGGGCATGCATGGACAAGGCGCTGCAGACCGAAGCCGCCGTGCTGGCCGTGCCTGTTAAAGATACGATTAAGCAAGTGAATGAAACCGGGGTCATTACCGCGACACCGGATCGGCGAAGCTTGTGGGCGATTCAAACGCCGCAGGCTTTTCGTCGTTCTTTGCTGCGGCAGGCGCTGGACGAGGCGGCGAAGGACGGGTTTCTCGGAACGGATGACGCTATGGCCGTCGAACGGCTGGGCGTATCGGTGTCCGTAGCCGAAGGGGATTATACGAACATTAAAATTACGACGCCCGAGGATTTGCCCTATGCGGAATTTTTGCTGGCAAGCCGGGAGCAGGAGAGGGGCAAGAAATCATGA
- a CDS encoding PIN/TRAM domain-containing protein, translating to MMKRMIQLIGLVFGGFFGAQLYGSYNGSVSWTASTTGLMQHSGSYYLNVGIGALCGAAAATVLAGPVLKWMRQGAERVSAIPTGELIAGGVGLLGGLLLSALVYPALSGLTGAGLFIPLLLTLFLGYAGVRIGLNKREEVAEQVKALFERRGAAVRVEEESSYEEHKILDTSVIIDGRIADICKTGFIEGTLVIPEFVLEELQHIADSSDLLKRNRGRRGLDILNKIQKELDVKVLIYEGDSEEGEVDSKLVKLAKVLHGKVVTNDFNLNKVCELQGVSVLNINDLANAVKPVVLPGEEIVVQVIKDGKEHGQGVAYLDDGTMIVVEGGRDYIGTTMEVLVTSVLQTSAGRMIFAKPKLLEKAL from the coding sequence ATGATGAAAAGAATGATTCAACTGATTGGTCTCGTATTCGGCGGATTTTTTGGCGCTCAGCTGTACGGCTCCTATAACGGCAGCGTTAGTTGGACGGCATCGACAACCGGTCTTATGCAGCATTCAGGCAGCTATTACTTAAACGTCGGCATTGGCGCCCTGTGCGGCGCGGCAGCAGCAACCGTACTGGCAGGCCCGGTCTTAAAATGGATGCGCCAAGGCGCGGAGCGGGTATCGGCCATTCCGACGGGGGAACTAATCGCAGGCGGAGTCGGCTTGCTGGGCGGACTGTTGTTGTCCGCGCTCGTATATCCGGCATTATCGGGATTGACCGGCGCAGGGCTCTTCATCCCGCTGCTGCTGACACTCTTCTTAGGGTATGCAGGCGTACGGATTGGGTTAAACAAACGCGAAGAAGTGGCCGAGCAGGTTAAAGCGCTGTTCGAGCGCCGCGGCGCCGCAGTCCGGGTAGAAGAGGAAAGCAGCTACGAGGAGCACAAGATTCTCGATACGAGCGTCATTATCGACGGCCGCATCGCGGATATTTGCAAAACCGGCTTTATCGAGGGTACGCTGGTTATCCCGGAATTCGTCCTGGAGGAGCTGCAGCATATCGCGGATTCCTCGGATTTGCTCAAGCGCAACAGGGGCCGCAGAGGGCTCGATATTTTGAACAAAATTCAAAAAGAGCTCGACGTGAAAGTGCTGATCTACGAAGGCGATTCGGAAGAAGGCGAAGTGGACAGCAAGCTCGTGAAGCTGGCTAAGGTGCTGCACGGCAAAGTCGTCACGAACGACTTCAACCTGAACAAAGTTTGCGAGCTGCAAGGCGTATCGGTATTGAACATCAATGACCTGGCCAATGCAGTGAAGCCGGTCGTGCTGCCTGGAGAAGAAATCGTCGTGCAGGTCATCAAGGATGGCAAGGAGCATGGACAAGGCGTCGCTTACTTGGACGACGGTACGATGATCGTTGTGGAAGGCGGCAGAGACTACATCGGAACGACGATGGAGGTGCTCGTGACGAGCGTGCTGCAAACGTCCGCGGGCCGGATGATTTTTGCCAAGCCGAAATTGTTGGAAAAAGCGCTCTAA
- a CDS encoding DUF1573 domain-containing protein: MNAPTLEQFQQQVSELLLRHRSLLDVMSKYGQSGASVNRAVAKSVTECGCIELNARKQQFADDFNLEQAKTKLHHHISGELCEHCKEAIQNDLGRNLFYMSAMANLLDIKLEDVIKRESDKCSTLGLFNLT, from the coding sequence ATGAATGCGCCAACACTGGAGCAATTCCAGCAGCAGGTATCCGAACTGCTGCTAAGACATCGCAGCTTGCTGGACGTCATGTCCAAATACGGTCAGTCCGGCGCCTCCGTCAACCGCGCCGTCGCGAAGTCCGTAACGGAATGCGGATGTATCGAATTGAATGCACGGAAGCAGCAGTTTGCGGATGACTTTAATCTCGAGCAAGCCAAAACGAAGCTTCATCATCACATTTCAGGCGAGCTCTGCGAGCACTGCAAGGAAGCGATTCAGAACGATCTGGGCCGCAACCTGTTTTACATGTCGGCCATGGCGAATCTGTTGGACATCAAGCTGGAGGACGTCATCAAACGCGAATCGGATAAGTGCAGCACGCTCGGCTTATTCAACCTCACCTAA
- the pssA gene encoding CDP-diacylglycerol--serine O-phosphatidyltransferase, with translation MITKSIPSLFTVANLFLGIVAIILIFPENAKPEVAAMMVIIAMLMDGVDGRVARALNAQSEFGKELDSLSDVISFGVAPAFIMYSVAFQELNPAPAWIITALFPICGALRLARFNVISSMPGYFIGLPIPAAGGVLATLALFHKDIAVSVLMASTLILSFLMVSTVRYPNFKKLGIPKNAIWVVPIVVAVAVVLGILFPNHLSKIIFIPLVLYALYGLKKNVDRRLPSRKRKRLMEKQLQEESLQSDHSA, from the coding sequence ATGATTACGAAATCAATACCGAGTCTTTTTACGGTGGCGAATTTATTTCTGGGCATTGTCGCCATTATTTTGATTTTCCCTGAGAATGCGAAGCCTGAAGTCGCGGCAATGATGGTTATTATCGCGATGCTGATGGACGGAGTGGACGGACGTGTCGCCCGCGCGCTGAATGCGCAAAGCGAGTTTGGCAAAGAATTGGATTCATTGTCGGATGTAATTTCCTTCGGGGTTGCGCCTGCTTTTATTATGTATAGCGTTGCTTTCCAAGAACTCAATCCGGCTCCGGCCTGGATTATTACTGCTTTGTTCCCGATATGCGGCGCGCTGCGCTTGGCGAGATTCAACGTTATCTCCAGCATGCCGGGGTATTTCATCGGATTGCCGATTCCAGCCGCAGGGGGTGTTCTTGCCACCTTGGCGCTGTTCCACAAAGATATCGCGGTTTCCGTACTTATGGCTAGCACGCTCATCTTGTCGTTTCTGATGGTCAGCACCGTCCGGTATCCGAATTTCAAGAAGCTTGGCATTCCGAAGAACGCGATCTGGGTCGTACCGATCGTTGTCGCCGTTGCCGTTGTGCTTGGCATTCTCTTCCCGAATCACCTATCGAAGATCATCTTCATTCCGCTCGTTCTCTACGCGCTGTATGGCCTAAAAAAAAACGTTGATCGCCGCCTTCCGAGCAGGAAGCGCAAGCGTTTAATGGAAAAACAGCTGCAAGAGGAATCGCTCCAGAGCGATCATAGCGCATAA
- the disA gene encoding DNA integrity scanning diadenylate cyclase DisA — MKETNQTEVVNQLLQMVAPGMAFREGLDNVLRAKTGALIVVGYSPEVMEVVDGGFSINCDFSPNYLYELAKMDGAIILSEDRKRILYANTQLIPDSSISSSETGIRHRTAERVAKQTGKLVVSISQRRNVITLYQGNFRYSLKEMGVILTKANQAIQTLEKYKVVLNQSFTNLSALEFEEMVTLQEVAHVIKRVEMVIRVKMEIKRYVNELGTEGRLISMQMEELVGGVEEEAWFLLKDYVKDPNEDRIREIRSGIRRLNSEELLELPQIIKLLGYSGLSAASEEMVAPRGYRLLSRIPRLPQAIMNNLVERFGSLPHVLMATIEELDSVDGIGEVRARTIKEGLKRIQEQMFIDRQI; from the coding sequence ATGAAAGAGACGAACCAAACCGAAGTCGTCAATCAACTGCTGCAAATGGTCGCACCGGGCATGGCGTTCCGCGAGGGCCTCGATAACGTGCTGCGGGCAAAGACAGGGGCGCTTATCGTAGTCGGCTACAGTCCGGAAGTGATGGAAGTGGTAGATGGCGGTTTCTCCATCAACTGCGATTTTTCCCCGAACTACTTATACGAGCTGGCCAAAATGGATGGCGCGATCATTCTAAGCGAAGACCGCAAGCGAATCCTATATGCCAATACGCAGCTCATTCCCGACAGCTCGATTTCCTCGAGCGAAACGGGTATCCGGCACCGCACCGCGGAGCGGGTAGCAAAGCAAACCGGCAAGCTGGTCGTCTCCATTTCGCAGCGGCGAAACGTCATTACGCTGTATCAAGGCAACTTCCGGTATTCGCTCAAGGAAATGGGCGTCATTCTAACGAAAGCCAATCAAGCGATTCAAACGCTTGAAAAATACAAGGTCGTGCTGAATCAGTCGTTCACCAATTTATCGGCATTGGAATTCGAAGAAATGGTAACGCTGCAAGAGGTTGCCCATGTTATTAAACGGGTGGAAATGGTCATCCGCGTCAAAATGGAAATTAAACGCTACGTCAACGAGCTGGGGACGGAAGGCCGGCTGATCAGCATGCAAATGGAGGAGCTGGTCGGCGGCGTCGAAGAGGAAGCGTGGTTCCTGCTGAAGGATTACGTGAAGGATCCGAACGAAGACCGGATTCGGGAAATTCGCTCCGGCATCCGGAGGCTGAATTCGGAAGAGCTGCTGGAGCTGCCGCAAATTATTAAGCTCCTCGGCTATAGCGGCTTGAGCGCGGCATCGGAAGAAATGGTGGCGCCGCGCGGATATCGCTTACTGAGCCGGATTCCGAGGCTGCCGCAAGCGATCATGAACAATCTGGTAGAGCGCTTCGGCTCCCTGCCGCATGTGCTGATGGCGACGATCGAGGAATTGGATTCGGTAGACGGCATTGGCGAAGTGCGCGCGCGCACGATCAAGGAAGGCTTGAAGCGGATCCAGGAACAGATGTTCATTGACAGACAAATTTAA
- the radA gene encoding DNA repair protein RadA: protein MAKLKVKFACTECGTESPKWLGKCPGCGQWNTMVEEKETVVKTQGMGSPLIQTKEKPRPIIHIESGQEKRIETTNLELNRVLGGGVVPGSLILVGGDPGIGKSTLLLQTSHALAAKNLTVLYISGEESVRQTRLRADRLGALTDKLYVLCETNMEQINDAIESVQPDFLVIDSIQTVYDPNVQSAPGSVSQVRECTAHFMRVAKIKGIATVLVGHVTKEGAIAGPRLLEHMVDCVLYFEGERHHSYRLLRAVKNRFGSTNEIGIFEMGEEGLREVNNPSELFLSERPLGVSGSTVVAAMEGTRPVLVEMQALVATTNFPSPRRMATGIDHNRMTLIVAVLEKRMGMFLQTQDAYLNVAGGIRLDEPAVDLAAAVSIASSFRDAPTRPFDVFFGEIGLTGEVRAVSRAEQRVKEAQKLGFKRVIMPKKSLKGWTPPAGIEIIGVETVAEALSKAFA from the coding sequence ATGGCAAAACTTAAAGTAAAGTTCGCATGCACGGAATGCGGAACGGAATCGCCCAAATGGCTGGGCAAGTGCCCCGGCTGCGGGCAGTGGAACACGATGGTGGAAGAGAAGGAAACGGTGGTCAAGACGCAAGGAATGGGCTCGCCGCTCATTCAGACGAAAGAAAAGCCGCGTCCCATCATACATATAGAAAGTGGTCAAGAAAAACGGATCGAGACAACCAATCTGGAGCTGAATCGCGTGCTGGGCGGAGGCGTCGTGCCGGGCTCGCTCATTCTGGTCGGCGGCGACCCGGGCATCGGCAAATCGACGCTGCTGCTGCAAACCTCCCATGCGCTGGCAGCCAAGAACCTGACCGTGCTCTACATTTCAGGAGAGGAATCCGTTCGTCAAACCCGGCTGCGTGCAGACCGGCTAGGCGCGCTGACCGATAAGCTGTATGTGTTGTGCGAAACGAACATGGAGCAGATTAATGATGCGATCGAGTCCGTACAGCCCGATTTTCTCGTCATCGACTCCATTCAGACGGTGTACGACCCGAACGTGCAATCGGCGCCGGGCAGCGTTTCGCAGGTGCGGGAATGTACGGCGCACTTCATGCGCGTCGCGAAGATCAAAGGCATCGCCACGGTGCTCGTCGGCCATGTGACGAAGGAAGGCGCGATCGCGGGACCGCGGCTGCTTGAGCATATGGTGGACTGCGTGCTCTATTTCGAAGGGGAACGGCATCATTCGTACCGGCTGCTTAGGGCCGTTAAAAATCGGTTCGGCTCGACGAATGAGATCGGCATCTTCGAGATGGGCGAAGAAGGGCTGCGGGAGGTCAACAATCCGTCCGAGCTGTTCTTGTCCGAACGGCCGCTTGGCGTATCCGGTTCTACGGTCGTCGCCGCCATGGAGGGTACCAGACCGGTGCTCGTCGAGATGCAGGCGCTTGTCGCGACAACGAATTTCCCTTCGCCGCGAAGAATGGCGACCGGGATTGACCACAACCGCATGACGCTGATCGTCGCGGTGCTCGAGAAACGGATGGGCATGTTTTTGCAGACGCAGGACGCTTACCTGAACGTAGCGGGCGGCATTCGGCTTGACGAGCCGGCCGTCGATTTGGCGGCGGCGGTCAGCATCGCCTCGAGCTTCCGGGATGCTCCGACCCGGCCGTTCGACGTGTTTTTCGGCGAAATCGGATTGACGGGCGAGGTGCGGGCCGTATCCCGTGCCGAGCAGCGAGTGAAGGAAGCGCAAAAGCTTGGTTTTAAGCGGGTCATTATGCCGAAGAAGAGCTTGAAGGGCTGGACCCCGCCGGCAGGAATCGAAATTATCGGTGTTGAGACGGTTGCAGAAGCGCTGTCCAAGGCATTCGCATAA
- a CDS encoding ATP-dependent Clp protease ATP-binding subunit, protein MMFGRFTERAQKVLALAQEEAVRLGHNNIGTEHILLGLNREGEGIAAKALIGLGLSLEKIQDEVESLIGRGQEQPTNIAYTPRAKKVIELSMDEARKLGHTYVGTEHILLGLIREGEGVAARVLNNLGISLNKARQQVLQLLGSSEAVSSNHGTPTNVSTPTLDGLARDLTAYAKDGNLDPVIGRSKEIERVIQVLSRRTKNNPVLIGEPGVGKTAIAEGLAQKIIAGEIPETLRDKRVMTLDMGSVVAGTKYRGEFEDRLKKIMDEIRQAGNIVLFIDELHTLIGAGGAEGAIDASNILKPALARGELQCIGATTLDEYRKYIEKDAALERRFQPITVDQPSPEEAIQILHGLRDRYEAHHRVKITDEAIEQAVKLSDRYITDRFLPDKAIDLIDEASSKVRLKSYTVPPNLKQLENRLEDIRKEKDSAVQSQEFEKAAALRDTEQKIREELDVTKNQWKEKQGRTDSEVTPEDIAQVVASWTGIPVSKLAEEETQRLLKMEDILHDRVIGQSEAVKAVSRAIRRARAGLKDPKRPMGSFIFLGPTGVGKTELARALAEAMFGDENAVIRIDMSEYMEKHSTSRLVGAPPGYVGYEEGGQLTEKVRRKPYSVVLLDEIEKAHPEVFNILLQVLEDGRLTDSKGRVVDFRNTLIIMTSNVGADQIKKNSSLGFTAAVDAGRDFNVMKDKVLAELKKSFRPEFLNRIDETIVFHSLEKEHIAQIVTLMSDELRKRLREQEVDFTLTDSAKEFLAKEGFDPQYGARPLRRAIQKHIEDRLSEDLLMGKISKGHILIIDEKDGGLTVTRTDEGSVPAAEEPATK, encoded by the coding sequence ATGATGTTTGGAAGATTTACCGAAAGGGCACAAAAGGTGCTCGCGCTCGCTCAGGAGGAAGCGGTTCGTCTCGGTCATAACAATATCGGCACGGAGCATATTTTGCTCGGGCTGAACCGGGAAGGGGAAGGAATCGCAGCGAAGGCGCTCATCGGCCTTGGACTCAGCCTGGAGAAAATCCAGGATGAGGTGGAATCGCTCATCGGCCGCGGTCAAGAGCAGCCGACCAATATCGCGTACACGCCGCGCGCCAAAAAAGTCATCGAGCTATCGATGGATGAAGCGCGCAAGCTTGGACATACGTATGTGGGCACGGAGCATATTTTGCTCGGCCTAATCCGTGAAGGTGAAGGCGTTGCCGCACGGGTGCTGAACAACCTTGGGATCAGCTTGAACAAAGCGCGCCAGCAAGTGTTGCAGCTGCTCGGCAGCAGCGAAGCCGTATCGAGCAATCACGGTACGCCTACGAACGTAAGCACGCCGACGCTGGACGGACTTGCCCGCGACTTGACGGCTTACGCCAAAGACGGCAACCTGGATCCGGTTATCGGCCGGAGCAAGGAAATCGAGCGCGTCATTCAAGTGCTCAGCCGCAGAACGAAGAACAATCCGGTTCTGATCGGGGAGCCGGGCGTCGGTAAAACGGCGATCGCCGAAGGCCTCGCGCAGAAAATTATCGCAGGCGAAATTCCCGAGACGCTTCGCGACAAGCGCGTCATGACGCTCGATATGGGCTCTGTCGTAGCCGGTACGAAGTACCGCGGCGAATTCGAGGACCGTTTGAAAAAAATTATGGACGAAATTCGTCAGGCCGGAAACATCGTCCTGTTCATCGATGAGCTTCATACGCTGATCGGTGCGGGCGGCGCGGAAGGCGCGATCGACGCATCGAACATCCTGAAGCCGGCGCTTGCCCGCGGCGAGCTGCAGTGCATCGGCGCGACGACGCTGGATGAATATCGCAAATATATCGAGAAAGACGCCGCGCTGGAGCGCCGCTTTCAGCCGATTACGGTCGATCAGCCGTCGCCGGAGGAAGCGATTCAAATCCTGCATGGCCTGCGTGACCGTTATGAAGCGCATCACCGCGTAAAAATTACCGATGAGGCGATCGAGCAAGCGGTAAAGCTGTCCGACCGCTACATCACCGACCGGTTCCTGCCGGATAAAGCGATTGACTTAATCGACGAGGCCAGCTCCAAAGTGAGACTGAAATCGTACACGGTACCGCCTAATCTCAAGCAGCTGGAGAACCGTTTGGAAGATATCCGCAAGGAGAAGGACTCGGCCGTGCAAAGCCAGGAGTTCGAGAAAGCGGCGGCGCTTCGCGACACGGAACAGAAAATCCGCGAAGAGCTGGACGTGACGAAGAACCAGTGGAAAGAGAAGCAAGGCCGCACTGATTCCGAGGTGACGCCGGAGGATATCGCGCAGGTCGTCGCAAGCTGGACCGGCATTCCGGTATCCAAGCTCGCCGAAGAAGAAACGCAGCGCCTGCTGAAGATGGAAGATATTTTGCATGACCGCGTCATCGGTCAGAGCGAAGCGGTTAAAGCGGTATCCCGCGCAATCCGCAGAGCCCGTGCCGGTCTGAAGGATCCGAAGCGCCCGATGGGCTCGTTCATCTTCCTCGGTCCTACCGGGGTAGGTAAAACGGAGCTGGCACGCGCGCTTGCCGAAGCGATGTTCGGCGACGAGAACGCGGTTATCCGGATCGACATGTCGGAATACATGGAGAAGCATTCCACTTCGCGTCTGGTCGGCGCGCCTCCGGGCTACGTCGGCTACGAAGAGGGCGGCCAGCTGACCGAGAAGGTTCGCCGCAAGCCGTATTCCGTCGTCCTGCTCGACGAAATCGAGAAGGCGCATCCGGAAGTGTTCAACATCCTGCTTCAAGTGCTTGAGGATGGCCGTTTGACGGACTCCAAAGGCCGCGTTGTCGACTTCCGCAATACCTTGATCATCATGACGTCGAACGTCGGCGCCGATCAAATCAAGAAAAACTCCTCGCTCGGCTTTACGGCGGCGGTGGATGCGGGCCGAGACTTTAACGTCATGAAAGACAAGGTGCTGGCGGAGCTGAAGAAGAGCTTCCGTCCGGAGTTCCTGAACCGGATCGACGAAACGATCGTGTTCCACTCGCTCGAGAAGGAGCATATCGCTCAAATCGTCACGCTGATGTCCGACGAGCTTCGCAAACGTCTGCGCGAGCAGGAAGTCGACTTCACGCTCACGGATTCGGCGAAAGAATTTCTGGCGAAGGAAGGCTTCGATCCGCAGTACGGCGCTCGTCCGCTGCGCAGAGCGATCCAGAAGCATATCGAGGATCGGCTGTCGGAGGATCTGCTAATGGGCAAAATCTCCAAAGGCCATATACTCATCATCGACGAGAAGGATGGCGGGCTGACGGTTACGCGTACCGATGAGGGCAGCGTTCCGGCGGCCGAAGAGCCGGCAACCAAATAA
- a CDS encoding protein arginine kinase, with protein MSKRSYVEEALSDWMRGNGPDSDVVISSRIRIARNLSGHPFPLLATTQQANDVMEQLTSVAESGKLNEHGQFETIKLSQLSELERRVLVEKHLISPNLANESRSGAVMLSENEAVSIMVNEEDHLRIQCLYPGFQVKEAWGLANRIDDIFEEVTDYAFDERRGYLTSCPTNVGTGIRSSVMMHLPGLVLTQQINRILSAVTQVGLAVRGIYGEGSEALGNLFQISNQITLGQSEGEIIENLHGVARQIIEHERAARQRLLDESRVRLEDRVFRSYGILSNAMIMDTKEASQRLSDVRLGIDLGLIRDVSPQVMNEMMVLTQPGFLQQVFREKMTPEQRDIRRAELIRNQLQRKTDHGGV; from the coding sequence ATGTCGAAGCGGTCTTACGTTGAAGAAGCGCTAAGCGACTGGATGAGAGGGAACGGCCCGGACAGCGATGTCGTAATCAGCAGCCGTATCCGAATCGCCCGTAACCTATCGGGTCATCCGTTTCCGCTATTGGCTACGACTCAGCAGGCGAACGACGTGATGGAACAGCTCACGTCCGTGGCCGAATCCGGCAAGCTGAACGAGCACGGCCAATTCGAAACCATCAAGCTCTCCCAGTTAAGCGAGCTGGAGCGGCGGGTTCTCGTCGAGAAGCATCTCATCAGCCCGAACCTGGCCAACGAGTCAAGGAGCGGCGCGGTGATGCTGAGCGAGAATGAAGCCGTCAGCATTATGGTAAATGAAGAGGATCATTTGCGCATTCAATGCCTATATCCCGGCTTTCAAGTAAAGGAAGCCTGGGGGCTGGCGAATCGCATTGACGATATTTTTGAAGAGGTAACCGATTACGCGTTTGACGAGCGAAGAGGCTATTTGACAAGCTGTCCGACCAACGTCGGCACAGGCATTCGCTCATCGGTTATGATGCATCTGCCGGGTCTGGTGCTCACGCAGCAAATCAACCGCATTTTGTCGGCCGTCACGCAGGTGGGGCTGGCTGTACGGGGCATTTACGGCGAGGGCAGCGAGGCGCTCGGCAACCTGTTCCAAATTTCGAATCAGATTACGCTTGGTCAGTCCGAAGGGGAAATCATCGAGAATCTGCATGGCGTAGCGCGGCAAATCATCGAGCATGAACGCGCGGCGCGCCAACGGCTGCTGGATGAATCTCGCGTCCGGCTGGAGGATCGGGTATTCCGTTCCTACGGCATTTTGTCGAACGCGATGATCATGGACACCAAGGAGGCTTCCCAACGGTTATCGGATGTCCGGCTGGGCATCGATTTGGGGCTGATTCGAGATGTGTCGCCGCAGGTAATGAATGAAATGATGGTATTGACGCAGCCAGGATTTCTCCAGCAGGTATTTCGCGAGAAAATGACGCCTGAACAGCGGGATATCCGGCGTGCGGAACTTATACGCAATCAGTTGCAACGAAAAACCGATCATGGGGGTGTATGA
- a CDS encoding UvrB/UvrC motif-containing protein, producing the protein MLCQECEKKPATLHFTKIVNGEKTEFHICESCARERGEGIPGTSNGFSIHSLLSGLMDFEPAGGVNTIGAKPQQQLRCDNCGLTYTQFSKMGRFGCSNCYTQFGSKLDPILKRVHGNTTHVGKIPKRTGVQIQIKREIEELRRELHQRIEQEEFENAAQIRDRIRELERNIADV; encoded by the coding sequence ATGCTTTGTCAGGAATGCGAGAAGAAGCCGGCAACGCTGCATTTTACGAAAATTGTGAATGGCGAGAAGACGGAGTTTCATATTTGCGAATCGTGCGCGCGCGAACGAGGCGAAGGAATTCCGGGCACCTCGAACGGTTTCTCGATCCACAGCCTGCTATCGGGCTTAATGGATTTCGAGCCTGCCGGAGGCGTAAATACGATTGGCGCGAAGCCGCAGCAGCAGCTGCGATGCGACAACTGCGGTCTAACCTATACGCAATTCAGTAAAATGGGCCGATTCGGCTGCAGCAATTGTTACACCCAGTTTGGCAGCAAGCTGGACCCGATCTTGAAACGGGTGCACGGCAACACCACGCATGTTGGTAAAATTCCGAAGCGCACAGGCGTGCAAATCCAGATCAAGCGTGAAATCGAAGAGCTGAGAAGGGAACTGCACCAGCGGATCGAACAGGAAGAGTTCGAGAACGCCGCCCAAATCCGGGACCGGATTCGGGAGCTGGAGCGCAATATCGCCGATGTTTAG
- a CDS encoding CtsR family transcriptional regulator encodes MRNISDLIEQYLKHMLKESPGGAIELQRNDLADRFSCVPSQINYVISTRFTLEKGYFVESKRGGGGYIRIQRVELPTLSALQEHLAQTIGDQVDQETAEGIVYQLEEGKLVSRREANLLRAAISRDSIAVKLPLRDEIRARLLRAMLITLLVK; translated from the coding sequence ATGCGCAACATTTCCGATCTCATCGAGCAGTACCTCAAGCATATGCTAAAGGAAAGTCCCGGCGGTGCAATTGAGCTTCAGCGCAACGACTTGGCGGATCGCTTCTCCTGTGTGCCGTCGCAAATCAATTACGTCATCAGTACCCGGTTTACGCTGGAGAAAGGCTATTTTGTGGAGAGCAAGCGCGGCGGAGGCGGTTATATCCGCATTCAGCGCGTGGAGCTGCCTACATTATCGGCGCTTCAGGAGCATCTCGCGCAAACGATCGGCGATCAAGTCGATCAGGAGACGGCGGAGGGCATCGTTTATCAGCTGGAGGAAGGCAAGCTGGTCTCCAGACGAGAAGCGAACCTGCTTCGCGCGGCGATCTCCCGCGATTCCATTGCCGTTAAACTGCCGCTGCGGGATGAAATTCGGGCAAGGCTATTGAGGGCGATGTTGATCACACTGCTCGTGAAGTAA